One Anaerolineae bacterium DNA window includes the following coding sequences:
- a CDS encoding IclR family transcriptional regulator, protein MKDPSIYHVQVIDRIMQILACFDDTHPVLGVSQIAGQVGLHRATAHRLVVALVNAGILERVPGSDKYRLGVRLLELGLSILRRMDFRQEAIPHMREMVDRFGEVCDLGILDDGQVLYLDVFPSRFPIAVAVATGMRLPAHCTASGKAILAFLPPEEVDALLPDTLRQFTEHTITTKAALFQQLEEIRQRGWALDDEEIEIGVRAVAAPIRDITGRAVASIGIPGPAGRLSYERIEEMAGALMEAARAISARLGWNGQAEAPTD, encoded by the coding sequence ATGAAAGACCCTTCCATTTACCATGTGCAGGTCATTGACCGCATCATGCAGATCCTCGCCTGCTTCGACGATACACATCCGGTGCTGGGTGTGTCACAGATCGCCGGCCAGGTGGGGCTTCACCGCGCCACCGCGCACCGTCTGGTGGTTGCCCTGGTGAACGCCGGCATCCTCGAGCGCGTGCCCGGCAGCGATAAATACCGCCTCGGCGTCCGCCTCCTGGAACTGGGATTGTCCATCCTGCGGCGCATGGACTTCCGCCAAGAGGCCATCCCGCACATGCGCGAGATGGTGGACCGTTTTGGTGAGGTCTGCGACCTGGGTATCCTGGATGACGGCCAGGTATTGTACCTTGACGTTTTCCCCTCTCGATTCCCCATTGCCGTCGCCGTGGCGACCGGTATGCGTCTGCCGGCACACTGCACGGCCAGCGGCAAGGCCATCCTGGCCTTCCTCCCACCCGAGGAGGTGGATGCCCTCCTGCCAGACACCCTGCGCCAGTTCACAGAACACACCATCACCACTAAGGCGGCGCTCTTCCAGCAGTTGGAGGAAATCCGCCAGCGCGGCTGGGCCCTGGACGATGAGGAAATTGAAATCGGCGTGCGTGCGGTGGCCGCCCCCATCCGGGATATCACCGGCCGCGCGGTCGCATCCATTGGCATACCCGGCCCCGCCGGCCGCCTGAGCTACGAGCGCATTGAGGAAATGGCCGGCGCATTAATGGAAGCCGCTCGCGCCATCTCCGCCCGCCTTGGCTGGAACGGGCAGGCCGAGGCCCCTACGGACTGA